The Deltaproteobacteria bacterium genome has a segment encoding these proteins:
- a CDS encoding peptidase domain-containing ABC transporter, whose amino-acid sequence MDIKDLSEFIRKNSLFSIYTDEELDELMKAAELRSVGAGEIIFEQGDQGDRFYIVYSGKIRIVQKNEKGQEVNLGVRTRGDHFGETALIREGTRNATARATEDSILIAIDRESFNSYLFARPELREYFDKFIRNASIHQFLKTCTNLSEVSPKDLQELARQLKPEFYEAGDVVFRQGAKPDKFYLIETGKLKVVRWEDNKQETINFLREGDFFGEKALLEETTRYADIVCLTSCHLFSLTREAFDALVQKSPKIRKVIEDRIKSYLTDKPPIPYTELIKQELAALKEIKVEQEVPEEEIVSPKERKKYFKTLSSAYRRRISFPIMMQHDEMTCGTTCIAMIAKYYGKKFSSSRLRELAHVDRSGSSMANLASAAEQLGFSTRGLKLDYDAFMSVHLPCIVHWQGYHYIVIYKINKKHVWVADPASGLKKYDKEYFLENTTGITLTLEPTPDFEDQPEDQSSLKRFLNFVLPYKLILLEIFVASLLLNIFGLATPIFTQNIVDKVLIHQNISMLNIMLGGMLIVLVFRVLTMVVRQYLIIHTSMKIDLTMLVLFYKHLLALPLGYYKVRKIGDFITRFGENMKIRNFLTNTALTMVLDSILIVVYLSLMIYYNMQLTVLVLLLIPLFIILTLVFTPILKRLNIDSFAARAESESHLIESINAIDTVKAMNIEVPTRWKWEDKFIKNMNIDYKLYNTGMYFNSIGEFVATLSTTLVLWYGAQKVIQGAMSVGELMAFMALVGSVITPINRIISTWDEIQQILVSVDRLNDVFTAKTEFPASIEQSTELILKEPRGEIEFEQVYFRYGGEDDSYILSNITMKIDPGQTVAVVGRSGSGKTTLVRLIARFYDVTEGKILFDGHDIKNVNLSNLRRLIGFVLQENFIFNGTIRENISVGDSDENIEKVIETAKLANAHEFISNLALGYETKVGESGLQLSGGQKQRIAIARVLYANPKIIIFDEATSSLDTESEQAIQKNLNAMLKDKTAIIIAHRLSTVRNADNIIVLDNGEIVEQGAHEELMSQEGLYHYLNYQQLNL is encoded by the coding sequence ATGGACATCAAAGACCTTTCAGAATTCATTCGGAAAAATTCCCTTTTCTCCATCTATACTGATGAAGAACTGGACGAATTAATGAAGGCGGCTGAGCTGAGATCAGTGGGCGCCGGAGAGATCATCTTCGAGCAGGGAGATCAGGGTGACAGATTTTATATTGTTTACAGCGGAAAGATCAGGATTGTTCAAAAGAACGAGAAAGGACAAGAGGTCAATCTTGGCGTCCGGACCAGAGGCGATCATTTTGGCGAGACAGCCCTGATCAGGGAAGGCACTAGAAATGCTACGGCGCGGGCTACAGAAGACAGCATTCTTATTGCTATAGACAGGGAATCGTTTAATAGCTACCTCTTTGCCCGGCCTGAGCTGAGAGAATATTTCGATAAATTCATCAGGAACGCCTCCATTCATCAGTTCTTAAAGACATGTACTAATCTTTCAGAAGTATCGCCCAAGGACCTTCAGGAACTGGCTCGTCAACTAAAGCCCGAATTTTATGAGGCAGGCGATGTGGTCTTTAGGCAAGGGGCAAAACCGGATAAATTTTATCTTATCGAAACTGGCAAACTCAAGGTTGTAAGGTGGGAAGATAACAAGCAGGAGACCATAAATTTTTTACGGGAGGGTGACTTTTTTGGTGAAAAAGCCCTTTTAGAAGAGACGACAAGATACGCGGATATCGTTTGTCTCACCAGCTGCCATTTATTTTCTCTAACCAGAGAGGCCTTTGACGCCCTGGTTCAAAAATCTCCCAAGATCAGGAAGGTAATTGAAGACAGGATTAAATCCTATCTTACGGACAAACCGCCCATACCTTATACCGAGTTAATTAAACAGGAGTTGGCCGCCCTCAAAGAAATCAAGGTCGAACAGGAGGTTCCTGAAGAAGAGATAGTATCACCGAAGGAGCGTAAAAAGTATTTTAAGACGCTATCATCTGCTTATCGCAGACGTATAAGCTTTCCTATTATGATGCAACATGACGAGATGACCTGCGGCACCACCTGCATCGCGATGATAGCTAAATATTACGGGAAAAAGTTTTCATCAAGCCGATTGCGGGAACTGGCTCATGTTGACCGGAGCGGATCTTCAATGGCCAATCTGGCTTCTGCCGCCGAGCAGTTAGGCTTTTCCACTCGGGGGCTCAAACTTGACTATGACGCCTTCATGTCAGTGCATCTGCCTTGTATCGTGCACTGGCAGGGATATCATTATATCGTTATTTACAAGATCAATAAGAAACATGTTTGGGTCGCAGACCCGGCCAGCGGTCTCAAGAAGTATGATAAAGAATATTTTTTAGAAAACACCACCGGTATTACCCTCACCCTAGAACCAACTCCAGATTTTGAAGATCAGCCTGAAGATCAGTCTTCCTTAAAGAGGTTTCTTAACTTTGTTCTTCCTTATAAATTGATCTTACTTGAAATTTTCGTTGCCTCTCTTTTGCTGAACATCTTTGGCCTGGCCACCCCGATTTTCACGCAGAACATTGTGGATAAGGTTTTGATACACCAGAACATCTCCATGCTTAATATCATGCTGGGCGGGATGCTCATCGTTCTTGTTTTTCGTGTGCTGACAATGGTTGTGCGGCAGTATTTAATAATCCATACCAGCATGAAAATAGATTTGACGATGCTCGTTCTTTTCTATAAACATCTGCTCGCTCTTCCGCTGGGCTATTATAAGGTCAGAAAGATTGGCGATTTCATTACCCGCTTCGGCGAAAATATGAAAATACGGAACTTCCTGACCAATACCGCTCTGACCATGGTACTCGACTCAATCCTCATCGTCGTCTATCTTTCCCTGATGATTTATTACAACATGCAGCTGACTGTTCTTGTCCTTCTTCTTATACCGTTATTTATTATACTAACCTTGGTTTTTACTCCTATTCTTAAGAGGCTCAACATTGATTCCTTCGCTGCCAGAGCTGAATCTGAATCCCATTTAATCGAGTCCATAAATGCCATAGATACCGTTAAAGCCATGAATATTGAAGTCCCAACTCGGTGGAAATGGGAAGATAAATTTATAAAGAACATGAATATTGATTATAAACTGTACAATACCGGAATGTATTTCAACTCTATCGGTGAATTTGTGGCAACTTTGAGTACGACCCTTGTCCTGTGGTATGGCGCTCAGAAAGTCATCCAGGGAGCGATGAGTGTGGGAGAACTGATGGCCTTTATGGCTTTGGTGGGCAGCGTGATCACCCCGATCAACCGAATCATATCCACCTGGGATGAGATACAGCAGATCTTGGTTTCTGTGGACAGACTGAACGATGTATTTACGGCCAAAACTGAATTCCCGGCATCCATTGAACAATCTACCGAATTAATTCTCAAAGAGCCGCGGGGTGAGATCGAGTTTGAGCAGGTTTACTTTCGTTACGGCGGGGAGGATGATTCCTATATCCTTTCTAACATTACCATGAAGATAGACCCCGGGCAGACGGTGGCCGTTGTCGGGCGAAGCGGTTCCGGAAAGACCACGCTGGTAAGGCTTATTGCCAGATTCTACGATGTGACAGAAGGGAAAATTCTTTTCGACGGGCATGATATAAAAAATGTCAATCTTTCCAATTTAAGACGATTAATCGGTTTTGTCTTGCAGGAAAATTTCATTTTCAACGGTACGATCAGAGAAAACATATCGGTCGGTGATTCTGATGAAAATATAGAGAAGGTTATTGAGACGGCCAAACTAGCCAACGCCCATGAGTTCATTTCAAATCTTGCCTTGGGTTATGAAACCAAAGTTGGGGAGAGCGGTCTCCAGCTTTCAGGCGGTCAGAAACAGAGGATTGCCATTGCACGCGTTCTTTATGCCAATCCTAAAATTATTATCTTTGATGAGGCTACAAGTTCACTCGATACTGAGTCTGAACAGGCCATACAAAAGAACTTGAATGCCATGCTAAAGGACAAAACAGCGATAATTATTGCTCATAGATTGAGCACGGTAAGAAATGCCGATAATATCATCGTGCTGGACAATGGCGAAATCGTGGAACAAGGGGCACATGAAGAGTTGATGAGTCAGGAAGGATTGTATCATTACTTGAACTATCAGCAGCTTAATCTGTAG
- a CDS encoding MFS transporter codes for MTEVRKKSEGWKLRKPFYGWVIVGVTFLIGFTEAGVFQNILSIFLKPMALEFGWSRSLITGAITFGSICGGIIAPFVGPILDRHGPRMIAFWGVLALSAGLIALSFLTQPWQLYIFFGLGRMIAVGMLSLVIAVTISNWFYRQRGRAMGIAHLGSRVGTAVFPPFVLFMILSFGWRMAWVALGVVVFLLSAVPSFLFLKRRPEDIGLWPDGKAPDQAGSADNSVPHDTGSNALEQNSEPEWTREQAIRTPAFWMIVLMSCFVLFGGAGMSFHIFPFLTDKGISVKSAVLVLTVAAVSGAGGSLILGFLAERVQIKRLMAVVFMILGILLLSIFWVVKQGGFIYIFAVFFGLLRGGMMPLFALIWADFFGRSSLGSIFSLASPLRLTANALGPIFGALCFDSLGSYMVPFIIFAVLLFLAGLIASSIKPPKHPQPKGA; via the coding sequence ATGACAGAAGTTAGAAAGAAATCTGAAGGCTGGAAATTACGGAAACCGTTTTACGGATGGGTTATCGTTGGCGTCACCTTTCTCATTGGGTTTACAGAAGCCGGGGTTTTTCAAAATATCCTTTCCATCTTTTTAAAACCCATGGCCTTGGAGTTTGGCTGGAGTCGTTCTTTGATAACCGGCGCCATCACCTTTGGTTCGATATGCGGCGGGATCATAGCGCCTTTTGTCGGCCCGATCCTCGATCGTCATGGGCCGAGAATGATTGCCTTTTGGGGAGTCCTGGCCCTCAGCGCCGGTCTGATAGCGCTGTCATTCCTGACACAGCCCTGGCAGCTTTATATCTTCTTTGGGTTAGGCCGCATGATCGCCGTTGGGATGCTGAGTCTGGTGATTGCTGTCACCATTTCCAACTGGTTCTATCGGCAGAGAGGCAGGGCCATGGGCATTGCCCACCTGGGCAGCCGTGTTGGAACGGCCGTCTTTCCGCCTTTTGTTCTATTCATGATCCTGTCCTTTGGCTGGCGGATGGCCTGGGTAGCCCTGGGGGTGGTTGTCTTCCTCCTGTCCGCGGTTCCTTCTTTCTTGTTTCTTAAAAGAAGACCGGAAGATATTGGCCTATGGCCTGATGGGAAAGCGCCGGATCAAGCCGGGAGCGCAGATAACAGTGTTCCTCATGATACGGGTAGCAATGCTTTAGAACAGAATTCAGAGCCTGAATGGACGCGGGAACAGGCGATAAGGACCCCGGCCTTTTGGATGATCGTGCTCATGTCCTGTTTTGTTCTGTTCGGCGGGGCGGGTATGAGTTTTCACATCTTTCCCTTTCTGACAGATAAAGGCATTTCCGTAAAATCGGCTGTTCTCGTTCTTACCGTCGCCGCGGTATCCGGCGCCGGAGGCAGCCTTATCCTGGGATTTTTAGCGGAACGAGTTCAGATCAAACGTCTCATGGCCGTTGTTTTCATGATTTTAGGGATATTACTTTTGTCTATTTTCTGGGTTGTGAAGCAGGGCGGATTCATATATATCTTTGCGGTGTTTTTCGGACTATTACGGGGGGGGATGATGCCTCTGTTTGCCCTTATCTGGGCGGATTTTTTCGGCCGGTCGTCCCTGGGCAGTATCTTTAGCCTCGCCAGCCCGCTCAGGCTGACCGCCAATGCGCTCGGTCCGATTTTTGGGGCCCTTTGTTTTGACTCTCTTGGCAGCTACATGGTCCCTTTTATTATATTCGCGGTCCTCCTTTTTCTGGCCGGCCTGATAGCTTCCAGCATTAAACCTCCGAAGCACCCTCAGCCCAAAGGCGCTTAA
- a CDS encoding sulfatase — MKIIMVMYDSLNRRMLSPYGCDWVHTPNFERLAERSVTFDNCYVGSMATIPARREIHTGRCNFLHRSWGPLEPFDDSMPEILKYSGVYTHLVSDNYHYWEEGGWTYHTRYSSWENSRGQENDPWKGIVAEPDRPDRVLGRETRINWANRPYMQKEEETPQAKTFTMGMEFIRTNYQQDNWFLHIETFDPHEPYIAPQKFRDLYPHEYDGPHFDWPNYKQVEETPEQVQHVRYESAALHSMCDQYLGRVLDLMDELDLWKDTMLIVNTDHGFLLGEHGWWAKMIPPIYNEVAHTPFFIWDPRCARKGEKRTSLVQTVDLAPTILEFFKKEIPKNMQGRPLKNTIAKDSPVREAGLFGLHGAHVNVTDGRYVYMRGPAAPDNDPCYEYTLMPTNMLHTFSVKALQDIQLQEPFSFTKGCRTMKIKRRRPHPIKLETMLFDLENDPGQESPINDPEAEQTMINHLVRLMEETDTPPEQYERLGFRKR, encoded by the coding sequence ATGAAGATCATCATGGTGATGTATGATTCCTTGAACCGCCGCATGCTTTCGCCTTACGGGTGCGATTGGGTTCATACGCCCAATTTCGAACGCTTAGCTGAAAGAAGCGTGACTTTTGATAACTGCTACGTTGGGAGCATGGCTACTATCCCTGCGAGACGTGAGATCCATACCGGGCGCTGCAATTTTCTTCACCGCTCCTGGGGGCCGCTTGAACCTTTTGACGACTCCATGCCAGAAATTTTAAAATATTCCGGCGTCTATACCCATCTGGTGAGCGATAACTATCATTACTGGGAAGAAGGGGGTTGGACCTACCACACCCGTTACAGCTCCTGGGAAAACTCACGCGGTCAAGAAAACGACCCCTGGAAAGGGATTGTGGCGGAGCCGGATAGACCTGACCGGGTTTTGGGCAGAGAGACCCGCATAAACTGGGCCAACCGTCCCTATATGCAGAAGGAGGAAGAAACACCCCAGGCCAAGACCTTTACCATGGGAATGGAATTCATTAGAACCAATTATCAGCAGGACAACTGGTTTCTCCATATCGAGACCTTCGACCCCCATGAACCTTATATCGCGCCTCAGAAGTTCCGAGACCTCTACCCGCATGAATACGATGGTCCCCATTTTGACTGGCCGAATTATAAACAAGTGGAGGAGACACCGGAGCAGGTACAGCATGTCAGGTATGAGTCGGCCGCACTTCACAGTATGTGCGACCAGTATTTAGGCAGGGTCCTGGACCTCATGGACGAACTCGACCTCTGGAAGGACACCATGCTCATTGTCAATACGGATCATGGATTCCTCCTGGGTGAACACGGGTGGTGGGCCAAGATGATTCCTCCAATATACAACGAAGTCGCGCATACACCCTTCTTTATCTGGGACCCTCGCTGCGCCAGGAAGGGTGAAAAGCGAACCTCTCTCGTTCAGACCGTTGATCTTGCGCCAACGATCTTGGAATTCTTTAAAAAAGAAATACCCAAGAATATGCAAGGCAGGCCGCTTAAAAATACCATCGCTAAAGACTCACCGGTCCGGGAAGCCGGCCTGTTTGGGCTCCACGGCGCTCACGTTAACGTTACCGATGGCCGGTATGTTTATATGAGAGGACCGGCCGCGCCAGACAATGACCCATGTTATGAATATACCCTGATGCCGACCAATATGCTACATACCTTCTCGGTGAAGGCGCTTCAGGACATCCAGCTTCAAGAACCATTTTCCTTCACCAAAGGCTGCCGCACAATGAAAATCAAAAGACGCCGACCTCACCCCATCAAACTTGAAACCATGCTTTTTGACCTGGAAAATGACCCCGGGCAGGAAAGTCCTATTAATGACCCTGAAGCTGAGCAAACCATGATCAACCACCTCGTCCGGCTGATGGAAGAAACAGATACCCCGCCTGAACAGTATGAGCGGCTTGGCTTCAGGAAAAGGTAG
- a CDS encoding DUF362 domain-containing protein: MNRRKFMELLAAASAAGTLPFRKAYAGLNLPEPGPEAKVFLAGLEKGSADETLAKAVQAAAETATDFSWLSKGDAVLIKPALNSGNPYPATTNPAGIRTMVELLKNKGAGRVVVTDMSGFEHVKLSLDELKGSSRELMIKSGMAQAAESAGAELYFPEEDGWDAFFEERPASGSNWKAGIMMPKILKDMDHVILMPRCGRHILAGSTLGMKAAVGYWRPDSRLEYHRDASTFQEKTAESNTVPSLRERQRLVLTSATKILTTFGPDKGYVSEPEIGLIIASESIVAHDMVSLAWLLENRRLTPDFEKMGFKDPYRKQLVVSNTNRMVVRWLGGREQSRKAEKLIRNDLNTIWDDRVLNRAYQLWGGVPKVTLVNVNGRVSDDIMKKLTAMTTRPA, encoded by the coding sequence ATGAACCGACGTAAGTTCATGGAGCTTCTAGCTGCAGCCTCAGCCGCGGGGACCCTGCCATTCAGGAAAGCATACGCCGGGCTGAACTTACCAGAGCCAGGGCCTGAAGCAAAGGTGTTCCTGGCAGGCCTGGAAAAAGGTTCTGCCGACGAAACGCTGGCCAAAGCAGTGCAGGCGGCTGCGGAAACGGCCACTGACTTTTCATGGCTCTCCAAAGGCGACGCCGTTTTAATCAAGCCGGCGCTCAACTCGGGCAACCCCTATCCAGCCACAACCAACCCCGCCGGAATCCGAACCATGGTGGAGCTTCTGAAAAACAAGGGCGCCGGTCGGGTGGTTGTTACCGACATGTCTGGGTTTGAGCACGTGAAACTCTCCCTGGATGAGCTCAAGGGTAGTTCCCGCGAATTGATGATAAAAAGCGGCATGGCGCAGGCGGCGGAGTCCGCAGGCGCGGAGCTTTACTTCCCGGAAGAGGATGGATGGGACGCTTTCTTTGAGGAGCGCCCTGCATCAGGCTCCAACTGGAAGGCCGGGATCATGATGCCGAAAATATTAAAAGATATGGATCATGTAATCCTCATGCCCCGCTGCGGTCGTCATATCCTGGCGGGCAGCACACTGGGAATGAAAGCCGCGGTTGGTTACTGGCGCCCGGACTCCCGGCTGGAATATCATCGGGACGCCTCAACGTTTCAGGAAAAAACGGCAGAGTCCAATACAGTGCCTTCGCTTCGTGAAAGACAACGCCTGGTCCTGACTTCGGCCACCAAGATCCTCACTACCTTCGGGCCTGATAAAGGGTATGTGTCAGAACCGGAAATAGGATTGATAATCGCTTCCGAATCAATTGTCGCGCATGACATGGTTTCACTGGCCTGGCTGCTTGAAAACCGGCGGCTCACCCCGGATTTTGAAAAAATGGGGTTTAAAGACCCTTACAGAAAGCAGTTGGTGGTCAGCAACACCAACCGGATGGTGGTAAGGTGGCTCGGAGGACGAGAACAATCGAGAAAGGCCGAAAAGCTCATCCGAAACGATCTCAACACCATCTGGGACGATAGAGTCCTCAACCGGGCCTACCAGCTCTGGGGCGGCGTGCCAAAGGTAACCCTTGTCAATGTCAATGGCAGGGTTTCAGATGACATCATGAAGAAGCTGACGGCAATGACCACAAGACCAGCGTGA
- a CDS encoding sulfatase-like hydrolase/transferase encodes MRVLYIDIDTLRPDHLSCYGYPRETTPNIDRICAEAVRFDNCYASDAPCLPSRSACWTGRFGIHTGVVNHGGLAAGWTVMKEGGSFHANENSQAFKGYLNRLRQTGRSFYADWLAENKGKPIPDGAPWAAALEPDQELLTRPYSD; translated from the coding sequence ATGCGGGTGCTTTATATTGATATTGACACACTTCGACCGGATCACCTGTCCTGCTATGGTTATCCGCGAGAGACCACTCCAAACATAGACCGGATTTGTGCTGAGGCCGTCCGCTTTGATAACTGTTATGCCTCGGACGCCCCATGTCTTCCCTCGCGCTCGGCCTGCTGGACAGGCCGGTTCGGTATCCATACAGGCGTGGTCAATCATGGAGGCCTGGCGGCCGGGTGGACGGTTATGAAGGAGGGTGGCTCCTTTCACGCCAACGAAAACAGCCAGGCCTTCAAGGGTTATTTAAATCGTCTGCGTCAAACGGGCCGGAGTTTCTATGCCGATTGGCTCGCTGAGAACAAAGGCAAACCCATTCCGGATGGAGCGCCCTGGGCCGCGGCTTTGGAGCCTGATCAGGAATTATTAACGCGGCCGTATTCAGATTAG
- a CDS encoding HlyD family efflux transporter periplasmic adaptor subunit, with amino-acid sequence MEEKDTEKQEQEQPEIFEVTPAESPSENYLVIENLQRMPSLFSRGLLYLVLLALLTALIYSLVSKIDLVIECMSVARPTSHKIRLLSDRNGYIEKVFVQEGQTVEKNAPLFLIRSKEALTYRSRIEELREAIPFKGQYFDTKISSVLDELNQLKSNYESSLQMKKLKLEQNNLALNSITSDLNYWHKEIELLNSDFKNVEKLLKSGVISIREYNYTKSKLEKARTEVEKLISTKKITQKENKIIEGQIEKEKVNLTNSTTILQKEIKNLELERQTSLNTMQNELEMKEKMLSMQDGSSFKSIDAGRNENMVRAENAGIISELYFRNPGEYVRESDLLCTILPVDSPLYMDITVANKDIGFIEKGMNIKYKVDAFPYTDYGILLGRVSTIAPSAVNEQMFGMVYHIHGSLDKAYFEIKGKTYPVKAGMTAKAELVTKNKSLFSILFQKFKK; translated from the coding sequence ATGGAAGAGAAAGATACAGAAAAACAAGAGCAGGAACAGCCGGAAATCTTTGAAGTGACTCCCGCGGAGTCTCCTTCTGAAAACTACCTTGTCATAGAGAACCTGCAAAGGATGCCCAGCTTGTTCTCAAGAGGCCTGCTTTACCTTGTCTTGCTGGCCTTGTTGACGGCCTTGATTTACTCCCTGGTCAGCAAAATTGATCTCGTAATTGAATGCATGTCTGTGGCGCGGCCCACCTCACATAAAATAAGATTGCTTTCCGATAGAAATGGATATATAGAAAAAGTCTTTGTCCAAGAAGGTCAAACCGTGGAGAAAAACGCTCCACTTTTCCTCATCCGCTCAAAAGAAGCCCTGACTTACCGCTCAAGAATTGAAGAGCTTCGCGAGGCTATTCCGTTTAAAGGACAATATTTCGATACGAAAATATCTTCCGTCCTGGATGAATTAAATCAATTGAAGAGTAATTATGAGAGTTCATTGCAAATGAAAAAATTGAAACTGGAACAGAACAACCTGGCCCTTAACTCTATAACCTCCGATCTCAACTACTGGCACAAAGAAATTGAATTATTGAATTCCGATTTTAAGAATGTAGAAAAATTACTGAAAAGCGGCGTTATTTCCATTCGGGAATATAATTATACCAAAAGTAAGCTTGAAAAGGCTCGCACCGAGGTAGAGAAACTCATTTCAACAAAAAAAATAACTCAAAAAGAAAATAAGATTATTGAAGGTCAAATAGAAAAAGAGAAAGTAAACTTAACAAACTCGACCACGATTCTGCAAAAAGAGATTAAGAATCTAGAATTAGAAAGACAAACTTCTCTCAACACCATGCAGAATGAGTTGGAAATGAAAGAAAAGATGCTTTCAATGCAGGATGGCTCCTCATTCAAAAGCATAGATGCAGGCAGAAATGAAAATATGGTTAGGGCCGAGAATGCAGGAATAATTTCAGAGCTTTACTTTAGAAATCCAGGTGAGTATGTTAGAGAATCTGACCTGCTCTGCACCATTCTTCCTGTAGATAGTCCTCTCTATATGGATATTACCGTGGCCAATAAAGATATCGGCTTTATTGAAAAAGGCATGAATATAAAATATAAAGTTGATGCCTTTCCCTATACTGATTACGGGATTCTATTAGGCCGAGTTTCAACCATAGCCCCTTCTGCTGTTAACGAACAAATGTTCGGCATGGTCTATCATATCCATGGTTCTCTGGATAAGGCGTATTTTGAGATTAAAGGAAAGACCTATCCTGTCAAGGCAGGCATGACCGCGAAAGCGGAACTGGTCACGAAAAACAAAAGCCTTTTTTCCATTTTGTTTCAGAAATTTAAAAAATGA
- a CDS encoding ABC transporter substrate-binding protein, translating to MEIKNKYFIGAGVLGMFFLLLLTAPLSTTAAGKDAEIISSWVWTKDKPKPLWWKWDDEKDKPVRGGYIYAASTNYIGLMNPNHWPVLDWVSITNMYEGLVYIDGEYQPTFLWLAESYEYPEPTTCVMNLRKGVKFHDGSDFNAGSLKYLIDYIKDKRNGCWTRAWVEPIKSIEVVDEYTVRWNFKRPWAGFLGMMATTPGYMISKKALEGDVAMKKIKKLTRYLKKANDKAAQAEKKARKAVAKGGAEADKAAAAVKEARKKVAVFEEEMSKLAAIAKGAKDVDTNPVGSGRYMLEKASPGNFLRLKRNPNWWFGRSIGRPDMPYPDGIMIYVIPDESIRLANLRAGKIDYMVLSPTQFEALKKDPRFNITSQIGNHLVALSFNHAKGPCKDIRVRKAISHVINRKALLHGLQLGQGIIASCMYHENHWCHNPNLKPVHYDPELSKKLLAEAGYQKGLKIKGYMGNATWQVNLAEALKAMLAEVGVTWQVDSLDAAASSDRSKNLEYDLASGGWAYIKEPDMIATGLYHPNGGFNYGRSHNEKALTLIEAGKKELDLKKRQKIYWELEKVLYENYEDVWLWYPIINTARRTVLRGYDAKLHDKGGEAYWFTHPGWFKDGHR from the coding sequence ATGGAAATAAAAAATAAATATTTTATCGGCGCGGGTGTTCTGGGTATGTTCTTCCTCTTACTGCTGACAGCCCCGTTGAGCACGACCGCTGCAGGTAAGGATGCGGAAATTATATCGAGCTGGGTTTGGACAAAGGACAAACCCAAACCGCTATGGTGGAAATGGGATGATGAAAAAGATAAACCGGTACGCGGTGGATATATATATGCAGCTTCGACGAATTACATCGGGCTGATGAATCCCAACCACTGGCCGGTCCTTGACTGGGTCTCTATAACGAATATGTACGAAGGGCTGGTTTATATTGATGGTGAGTATCAACCCACCTTCCTCTGGCTGGCGGAATCTTATGAGTATCCTGAACCGACTACATGTGTCATGAATCTTAGAAAAGGCGTCAAGTTTCACGATGGATCCGACTTCAACGCAGGAAGTCTGAAGTACTTGATTGACTATATTAAAGACAAGAGAAATGGATGCTGGACCAGGGCCTGGGTTGAGCCAATAAAGTCAATCGAAGTCGTGGATGAATACACAGTCAGGTGGAACTTTAAAAGACCCTGGGCCGGATTTTTAGGAATGATGGCCACGACTCCCGGATATATGATATCCAAAAAAGCCCTGGAAGGGGACGTGGCCATGAAGAAAATCAAAAAACTGACTCGCTATCTCAAGAAAGCTAACGATAAGGCAGCCCAGGCAGAAAAGAAAGCGAGGAAGGCTGTAGCCAAGGGAGGTGCCGAAGCTGATAAGGCAGCCGCCGCAGTAAAGGAAGCCAGAAAAAAAGTGGCCGTATTTGAAGAAGAAATGTCAAAACTGGCGGCCATAGCCAAGGGCGCCAAAGACGTGGATACCAACCCGGTTGGTTCTGGAAGATACATGCTGGAAAAGGCCAGTCCGGGGAACTTTTTAAGATTAAAACGTAATCCTAACTGGTGGTTCGGCCGGAGTATCGGCCGCCCGGACATGCCTTACCCTGATGGCATAATGATCTATGTCATTCCCGACGAGTCAATCAGACTGGCCAACCTGAGAGCCGGGAAAATTGACTACATGGTTCTCAGCCCGACGCAGTTTGAAGCCCTGAAAAAAGACCCCCGATTCAATATCACCAGCCAAATTGGGAATCACCTCGTTGCCTTGAGTTTTAATCATGCCAAGGGGCCATGTAAGGATATCCGGGTACGTAAGGCCATCTCCCATGTCATCAATCGAAAGGCCCTGCTTCATGGACTGCAGTTAGGGCAGGGTATAATCGCCAGCTGTATGTATCATGAAAATCACTGGTGTCATAATCCAAATCTCAAACCAGTGCATTACGATCCCGAACTTTCGAAAAAACTCCTGGCCGAGGCCGGTTATCAAAAGGGCCTGAAAATAAAAGGCTATATGGGCAATGCAACCTGGCAGGTGAACCTGGCGGAAGCCTTAAAAGCCATGCTGGCCGAAGTGGGCGTCACTTGGCAGGTGGATTCCTTGGACGCAGCAGCCAGTTCGGATCGATCGAAAAACCTCGAGTATGATCTGGCCTCAGGCGGCTGGGCTTATATCAAAGAACCGGACATGATAGCCACCGGCCTCTATCACCCAAACGGCGGCTTCAATTATGGCAGAAGCCATAATGAAAAAGCCCTCACTCTCATCGAAGCCGGTAAAAAAGAGCTGGATTTAAAAAAGAGGCAAAAAATTTATTGGGAACTTGAAAAGGTGCTTTACGAGAACTACGAAGATGTTTGGCTTTGGTATCCTATTATTAACACCGCTAGACGGACAGTTCTGAGAGGATATGACGCCAAACTGCACGACAAAGGCGGAGAGGCTTACTGGTTTACGCATCCTGGATGGTTCAAGGACGGGCATCGCTAG